The genomic interval ATCATCACACAAAGACACGACACCCTTCACTGGTCGTCGGCATCGTTTCATCTGCCACCTGCCAATTTTCTACCGTCTTCACGACATCAACTTCGCCGCCGTTACCAGCGCGATTCCTACCTCGCTATCATTGCGCTGTCTGTCGACAATGCTCAATATGTCTGGCAGTCACATTGCGGGCAACCGCAACAGCACCCCGGAGGCCAACACAAACCCGTCTCTTCGCCCCCCCTCCTCGAGAGTTATGGGAGCCAACAGCCACCTTCGAGCTTCTGCCGACATGGCTGCGCTCTCCAACGCATCTCCCTCGAGCCGGATCCGCCCGTCGTCCGACTTCTACGGCTCTCAGCAGGGCCAGGGTCATAGTAACCCCGAGGCCGATCCCCAAGACAAGATCGCCCAACAGTGGATTGCCGATATCGACCAGTACGAGACGACTTTGGAAGAAATGGCCGCTGCTACTCTCGACCAGGACTTCAAGGACGAACTAAGTGCTATTGAGCAGTGGTTCAGGGTCCTCAGCGAGGCCGAGCGCACTGCTGCTCTGTACGCCTTGCTGCAGCAGACCACCCAAGTGCAGATTCGGTTCTTCATTCAGGTTCTACAGCAAATGGGCAAGAACCACCCCATGTCGGGCGTCTTATCCCCGGCCAACTTCGATAAAGGCACGAATGATTACACGCTTCTTACTATCCTGCTGTCCTTCGGCTAACGTGTCTATTCCAGATCCAATGTCGAACCGCCTGAGCGACGCCATGAACAAGCTGAATGTTGATTCGTCCAGGAACTCCCTCGCCCGCCCTACGAGCACTGCCACCGGCAAACGGCAATCGGGACTTGATCCTTCCACCATCAATGCAATGTTTCCTGACGCCGCCGCAGCCATTGCGACCGAGAAGGCCAAGTTCACCCAGCAGACGGGCAACCCTCCCTCGTCCAACCGCAACAGCGCTGTAGGTGATTCTCGGCAGTCTATGGCTGCTCCGACAATCGCGGGCCCTGCCGACAACCATGACTCCAATGGTCAAAACCAGTGGACTGGAGGCGATCAATCGGTTCAGGGATCTAGAGCTCCGGGTGGTCAAACCCCGATGGGTCAGTTTGTCCAGCCGCCCCCGTCGAGTGGTTTGAGGTCTCCTCGCCCGCCTCAGATCTCGGGCAACCAGAATATCCAAAACACCACTTTGACGACCAATGACAAGCCGGCAGACCTCCCTCTCCTGTCCCCCTATAACCCGAGTGGTGGTAACTGGGCGTCGATGGTCAATACTCCGCTCGTGGCGAATTTCAACGCCAATACTAGCGGTACGCAGGCCGACATGGTCGCAAATGCCACCGCGATGAAACTAGCAGCTTTGTCGACCGTTAACAATCGCTTCGCTCTTGATGATGTTCGCAAGTATCGCCGTGCCCGATCCAACGATGCTCCAGGTGCTCCAGGCCAGCAGGGTTTGCCTCAGAATGCGCAGATTCCCAATACCAACGTGGTCATGATCAACGAGCACGGCCAGGTGCTTAGTCGCGAGCAGATGATTGCTTTGCAGGCACAAAACATGGGCTTCGGCCAACATCGATCTCGACCCAGCTCGCCTGGCATTGCCATGCAGCCCGGAGGCTTCGGGCCCATGGCTTTCGCTTCTCCGCAGAACAATGGGTTCCTCAGCGCCTATGATGGCGCCTCTCCTCTTCTCAACAACGGCATCCCTTCAGTCAACGTGGGCCAGCTAGGTGTAGGAAACCACGAAGGTTACCTTTCAGACCACTCCGATATGGTCCGTGGCCGATCTCCCCGAGGTCGTAGGGGTAGCTCAAAGCCGCCTGAAGACCCGACAGACCCGACCCTTCTTCAGGATATTCCCAGCTGGCTGAGGAGCTTA from Colletotrichum lupini chromosome 2, complete sequence carries:
- a CDS encoding SAM domain-containing protein; amino-acid sequence: MLNMSGSHIAGNRNSTPEANTNPSLRPPSSRVMGANSHLRASADMAALSNASPSSRIRPSSDFYGSQQGQGHSNPEADPQDKIAQQWIADIDQYETTLEEMAAATLDQDFKDELSAIEQWFRVLSEAERTAALYALLQQTTQVQIRFFIQVLQQMGKNHPMSGVLSPANFDKGTNDYTLLTILLSFG